One window of Hujiaoplasma nucleasis genomic DNA carries:
- a CDS encoding pseudouridine synthase — translation MERLQKIIQKAGVASRRKAEEMITNGQVTVNGQVITELGSKATFSDDIRVNGKKILREEKVYFVLYKPEGYISAVTDQFDRPTVVDLIHAKEQIFPIGRLDYDTSGLLLLTNDGDFANHMIHPRYKIEKEYYVRVKGLLRRESSIQLAKGIVYEGIQAMPAKVYNVEYDEKKESTFLNIVMTEGKNHQVKKMFASLGHEVIKLKRVRFGPVTLEGLNKGEFRLLKPHEIKTLYHLSKNG, via the coding sequence ATGGAAAGACTACAAAAAATAATCCAAAAAGCAGGTGTAGCTTCTCGAAGAAAGGCTGAAGAAATGATTACCAATGGTCAAGTAACTGTCAATGGACAAGTTATCACTGAACTTGGATCAAAAGCCACTTTTTCTGATGATATCAGAGTCAATGGAAAGAAAATTCTAAGAGAAGAAAAAGTATACTTTGTATTATATAAACCAGAGGGATATATTTCAGCTGTAACCGATCAATTTGATCGTCCTACGGTGGTTGATTTAATTCACGCAAAAGAACAAATATTTCCTATTGGTCGTCTAGACTATGATACTTCAGGTCTACTCTTGTTGACCAATGATGGCGACTTTGCCAATCATATGATTCATCCTAGATATAAGATAGAAAAAGAATATTATGTTAGAGTCAAAGGTTTATTAAGAAGAGAATCTTCTATACAACTCGCTAAGGGTATTGTCTATGAAGGTATACAAGCCATGCCGGCTAAGGTTTACAATGTAGAATATGATGAAAAGAAAGAATCTACTTTTTTAAACATCGTGATGACTGAAGGAAAAAACCATCAAGTAAAAAAAATGTTTGCATCCTTAGGTCACGAGGTTATTAAGTTAAAGCGAGTTCGCTTTGGACCAGTGACCTTAGAGGGTTTAAATAAAGGTGAATTTCGCTTATTAAAGCCTCATGAAATTAAAACATTGTATCACTTATCAAAAAATGGATAA
- a CDS encoding S1 RNA-binding domain-containing protein → MTDKQTPNYTSPTKPRPGKIVTGTVIRVTDEEVLVDIGFISEGVIYKEHLGLDKVNSAKDILKQGDEIKVKVVKYNETKDGVTVPLLSRKDILRTEQKQENLEQLEVGKQYDFKVKKAVKGGLLLDYQGLEVFLPESLIFLREEDENKENIVGKTIQAELIEKKIEGRNINLIANRKQVAYEEKKAQKQAEFENIEEGQIIKVTIERIKDFGAFAKISDHIDGLIHISEISHYHVKDINEYLHEGDEVEAKIIKIKGKKVSLSLKALKPTPWDEFLSKYKVGDKVMGTIVRKMQFGMLLEVEKEVVGLLNRFDYSWNPNENLAGEVEVGQTLEVEITSINKKKKQFSVSKKHLEYNPWADLKLNKGDHVSAEVIRLEENGAVVKVEDVEGFLPIGEISTEHVSSVDNELKEEDIITVEVTDFNPKRWHLLVSKKNVQERKAREAFESELKENVSSNQSLEDLFKKFKK, encoded by the coding sequence ATGACGGACAAACAAACACCGAATTACACAAGTCCTACAAAACCAAGACCTGGAAAAATCGTTACTGGTACAGTCATCAGAGTTACTGATGAGGAAGTATTGGTCGATATTGGCTTTATTAGTGAAGGGGTTATTTACAAAGAACACCTTGGCTTAGACAAGGTCAATTCAGCCAAAGATATATTAAAACAAGGAGATGAAATCAAGGTTAAGGTTGTTAAATATAATGAAACCAAAGATGGCGTAACAGTACCACTTTTATCAAGAAAAGACATTTTAAGAACCGAACAAAAACAAGAAAATCTTGAACAATTAGAAGTTGGAAAACAATACGATTTTAAAGTTAAAAAAGCCGTTAAAGGCGGATTATTACTTGATTACCAAGGTTTAGAAGTATTCTTACCTGAATCTTTAATCTTCTTAAGAGAAGAAGACGAAAATAAAGAAAATATTGTTGGAAAAACCATTCAAGCTGAATTAATTGAGAAAAAAATTGAAGGAAGAAACATCAATTTAATCGCTAACCGTAAGCAAGTTGCTTATGAAGAGAAAAAAGCTCAAAAACAAGCTGAATTCGAAAACATCGAAGAAGGTCAAATCATCAAAGTTACCATCGAAAGAATTAAAGACTTCGGTGCTTTTGCTAAGATATCTGACCATATCGATGGTTTAATTCATATTTCTGAAATTTCTCATTACCATGTAAAAGATATTAATGAGTATTTACATGAAGGTGATGAAGTTGAAGCTAAAATCATTAAAATTAAAGGCAAAAAAGTTTCTTTATCTTTAAAAGCTTTAAAACCAACCCCTTGGGATGAATTCCTAAGCAAATACAAAGTTGGGGATAAAGTGATGGGAACCATTGTTAGAAAAATGCAATTTGGTATGTTACTAGAAGTAGAAAAAGAAGTTGTTGGTTTATTGAATCGTTTTGATTATTCATGGAACCCTAATGAAAATTTAGCTGGTGAAGTTGAAGTTGGTCAAACTTTAGAAGTCGAAATCACTTCAATCAATAAAAAGAAAAAACAATTCTCTGTTTCTAAAAAACATTTAGAATACAATCCATGGGCAGACTTAAAATTAAACAAGGGTGACCATGTATCAGCTGAAGTTATCCGTTTAGAAGAAAACGGTGCTGTCGTAAAAGTTGAAGATGTTGAAGGCTTTTTACCTATTGGTGAAATTTCAACTGAACATGTTTCAAGTGTTGACAATGAACTTAAAGAAGAAGATATCATTACTGTTGAAGTCACTGATTTTAATCCGAAAAGATGGCATTTACTTGTTTCTAAGAAAAATGTTCAAGAAAGAAAAGCTAGAGAAGCTTTTGAATCTGAACTTAAAGAAAATGTATCTTCAAATCAAAGTTTAGAAGACTTATTTAAAAAATTTAAAAAATAA
- the cmk gene encoding (d)CMP kinase: protein MSYHAIAIDGPAGAGKSTIAKLLAKKLNYTYIDTGAMYRATTYKALNLGVDLIDPESFSFLNITDFVFKNGELYMDGTNMTKLNRSKEVADNVSLVASHIPVRNKLVSLQQEIAENNHVVMDGRDIGTVVLTHAQLKVFLTASVKVRAKRRYEELKNAGRIITLEDIEKDIERRDKYDSTRSYNPLRKAQDAIEIDTSDKDIREVVDLLYKKYIKIVNEGEL, encoded by the coding sequence ATGTCTTATCATGCAATTGCAATCGATGGACCGGCGGGCGCTGGTAAGTCAACCATCGCCAAATTACTTGCAAAAAAATTAAATTATACTTACATAGATACTGGCGCAATGTATCGAGCAACAACTTATAAGGCTCTTAACCTAGGTGTCGATCTAATAGATCCTGAAAGTTTTTCTTTTTTAAACATCACTGATTTTGTTTTTAAAAACGGTGAACTTTATATGGATGGCACCAACATGACAAAACTGAATCGTTCAAAAGAAGTTGCGGATAATGTATCCTTAGTAGCCTCACATATTCCAGTAAGGAATAAACTGGTTTCTTTGCAACAAGAGATTGCTGAAAACAATCATGTGGTTATGGATGGAAGAGACATCGGAACTGTGGTTTTAACCCATGCTCAATTAAAGGTATTTTTAACAGCCTCTGTAAAGGTTAGAGCCAAAAGAAGATACGAAGAATTAAAGAATGCTGGAAGAATAATTACTTTAGAAGATATTGAAAAAGATATCGAAAGAAGAGATAAATATGATTCTACAAGATCATATAATCCTCTTCGAAAAGCACAAGATGCGATTGAAATCGACACTTCAGATAAAGATATACGTGAAGTTGTTGATTTATTATATAAAAAATATATTAAGATAGTTAATGAAGGAGAGTTATAA
- the efp gene encoding elongation factor P — MITTNDFKTGVTIEYEGDIYQVIEFQHVKPGKGAAFVRTKLRNLRTNSVIDKTFNSGIKIETAMIEKNPMQYLYQNGETHVFMNNDTFEQLELHESQLEGKIEFITEGMDIKIISYGKEILGIELPDKVVLEIVETPGGAKGNTASNATKEATTNTGLRLSVPLFINEGDKIVVSTETGKYDTRYKE, encoded by the coding sequence ATGATTACAACAAACGATTTTAAAACAGGCGTCACCATTGAATATGAAGGTGACATTTATCAAGTCATTGAATTCCAACATGTTAAACCAGGAAAAGGTGCTGCATTTGTTAGAACGAAACTAAGAAATTTAAGAACAAATTCAGTTATTGATAAAACATTCAACTCAGGTATTAAAATAGAAACTGCAATGATTGAAAAAAATCCAATGCAATATTTATACCAAAATGGGGAAACACATGTTTTTATGAACAATGACACTTTTGAACAATTAGAATTACATGAAAGCCAATTAGAAGGAAAAATAGAATTCATTACAGAAGGAATGGATATTAAAATTATTTCTTATGGTAAAGAAATTCTTGGTATAGAACTACCAGATAAAGTGGTTCTAGAAATTGTTGAAACACCAGGTGGGGCTAAAGGAAACACTGCTTCAAACGCAACCAAAGAAGCTACCACAAATACAGGATTAAGATTATCAGTACCCCTATTTATTAACGAAGGCGATAAAATCGTCGTATCAACAGAAACAGGAAAGTACGATACTAGATATAAAGAATAA
- a CDS encoding hemolysin family protein: protein MWLVLKVELNPGLLVLMFALILVSAFFSSTETAYSSVGRLRLKTLVELNKAGSKKALWIVDNFDKTLTTLLVGNNLANIGLATVSVIFFNGLFSYIEDPTRLQTVVSLMNTGVMTVIILIFGEIIPKSAAKHSAEKFSLRMSRFIYFLIKMMTPLTFLFIRLNRRVTERIQPDKQVSVTESDLETIIDTMEEEGQIQVGEADMLQSVLALSDISVEEIMTPRVDMIAIEVNDSVKEIKDTFFKNKFSRIPVYDDNIDNIIGVLSERDFYTKVIKKQAVNLRRMVRPALFIPTSTKVDTLITLLQNKNTHLAIVVDEYGGVDGIVTMEDALEELVGEIYDEHDDVIETITKKDDYHYLINADYDLEDLFEDLNLGKPPLSDSTSVGGWLFEMFQDIPEVDEEIEYEVRYNQEYDELSELINEDKAKLVFKILKVKKRRIKSVLMTIKIEDTEE, encoded by the coding sequence ATGTGGCTAGTTTTAAAAGTCGAACTTAACCCAGGATTACTTGTGTTAATGTTCGCATTGATTTTGGTTTCAGCGTTTTTCTCATCGACTGAAACCGCCTATTCCTCCGTTGGGAGACTAAGATTAAAAACACTTGTCGAACTCAATAAAGCAGGATCAAAAAAAGCTTTATGGATTGTCGATAATTTCGATAAAACTCTTACAACTTTATTGGTAGGTAATAATTTAGCAAATATTGGTTTAGCAACCGTATCTGTTATCTTTTTTAATGGTTTATTTTCATATATAGAAGATCCAACCCGCTTACAAACCGTTGTATCTTTAATGAATACTGGTGTAATGACCGTTATCATTTTAATTTTTGGTGAGATTATTCCTAAATCCGCCGCTAAACATTCTGCAGAGAAATTTTCTTTAAGAATGTCAAGGTTTATCTATTTCTTGATTAAGATGATGACACCTTTAACCTTCTTATTTATTCGTTTAAATCGTAGGGTTACAGAACGTATTCAACCAGATAAACAAGTATCTGTCACAGAAAGTGATTTAGAAACCATTATCGATACCATGGAAGAAGAAGGACAAATTCAAGTAGGTGAAGCTGACATGCTTCAGTCTGTATTGGCCTTATCAGATATCAGTGTCGAAGAAATAATGACACCAAGGGTTGATATGATTGCGATTGAAGTTAATGACTCAGTTAAAGAAATCAAAGACACCTTTTTTAAAAACAAATTTTCAAGAATCCCTGTTTATGATGATAACATTGATAACATTATTGGGGTTTTATCAGAAAGAGACTTTTACACAAAAGTTATAAAAAAACAAGCTGTTAATTTAAGACGTATGGTTAGACCAGCCTTATTTATTCCAACCTCAACCAAAGTGGATACTTTAATTACTTTGTTACAAAATAAGAATACTCATTTGGCTATAGTCGTTGATGAATATGGTGGTGTTGATGGTATTGTTACCATGGAGGATGCCCTAGAAGAATTGGTTGGGGAAATCTATGATGAACATGATGATGTTATTGAAACGATTACTAAAAAAGATGACTATCATTATTTAATCAACGCTGACTACGATTTAGAAGACTTGTTTGAAGATCTCAATTTAGGTAAACCACCATTATCAGATTCAACATCTGTGGGTGGGTGGTTATTTGAAATGTTTCAAGATATACCTGAAGTTGATGAAGAAATTGAATATGAAGTTAGGTATAATCAGGAATATGATGAATTATCAGAACTGATTAATGAAGATAAAGCAAAACTCGTCTTTAAAATTTTAAAAGTAAAAAAGAGACGGATTAAATCCGTTTTAATGACTATAAAAATTGAGGATACTGAAGAATAA
- the mutL gene encoding DNA mismatch repair endonuclease MutL: MGLIKKLDPIIANKIAAGEVIEKLANVIKELVENAIDAQAKKIDIELQDSGLKMMRVIDDGLGMDEDDLLAAFERHATSKISSVNDLFRIKSLGFRGEAIPSIASISKMTITSNLKDSAKAVVFDNGQFIEIKDASLNQGTMVEVEKIFYYTPARFKYLKSEQYELALIQALIYQFALSYPNISFRLSNNQKLLFSSNGQGSIKNLMAQIYGINVGSALLDFQGQTRDFKIYGKTTKPVINRSNRQYIHIIVNHRVIQDTEIVQAILESYDQLIPKQRYPITVLYIDVDPLLIDVNVHPRKQEVKFSEKQALIDLIRSSISEVVKDKPIFQEVKNEDIQTTIDFTQGLEIKEENQTFYENDTINIQEEKRKIIPDLSYIGQYSGTYLLFQNDQGLYMVDQHAAAERIRYERYAKEMQINNQMIQTTIFPIRMDFPADVLTKLKNHKDDIENIGIKFDINDDHLLVKEIPLWFPKNYEDIYMETIIDQFSEDKRTSKKELIDDLAILLACKHSLKANHYITKAEADHLIKDLRQCQKPYTCPHGRPIIVEIKHSQVEHWFNRVI, encoded by the coding sequence ATGGGACTTATAAAAAAACTAGATCCAATTATAGCTAATAAAATAGCTGCTGGAGAAGTCATTGAAAAACTAGCCAATGTCATTAAAGAACTTGTAGAAAATGCTATTGATGCCCAAGCAAAAAAAATCGATATAGAATTACAAGATTCTGGCTTAAAAATGATGAGGGTTATTGATGATGGCTTAGGTATGGATGAAGATGATTTGCTGGCTGCTTTTGAAAGACATGCAACATCAAAAATCAGTTCAGTTAATGATTTATTTAGAATAAAATCTTTAGGCTTTAGGGGTGAAGCCATCCCATCCATTGCCTCAATTTCAAAAATGACCATCACCAGCAATCTAAAAGACTCGGCCAAAGCCGTGGTTTTTGATAATGGTCAATTTATAGAAATCAAAGATGCTTCTTTAAATCAAGGAACCATGGTTGAAGTAGAAAAAATATTTTACTATACACCTGCTCGTTTTAAATATTTAAAGTCTGAACAATACGAACTAGCCTTAATACAAGCACTCATTTACCAATTCGCCTTATCATATCCTAATATTTCCTTTAGGTTAAGTAATAATCAAAAATTATTATTTTCATCCAATGGCCAAGGTTCAATTAAAAATCTAATGGCACAAATTTATGGGATCAATGTGGGTTCGGCTTTATTGGATTTTCAAGGTCAAACAAGAGATTTCAAGATCTATGGAAAAACCACAAAACCTGTGATTAATCGTTCCAATCGTCAATATATCCATATTATTGTCAATCATCGAGTCATTCAAGACACTGAAATTGTTCAAGCAATTTTAGAATCTTATGACCAATTAATTCCAAAACAAAGATATCCAATCACAGTATTATATATTGATGTTGATCCCTTATTGATTGATGTCAATGTTCATCCGAGAAAACAAGAAGTTAAATTTTCAGAAAAGCAAGCCTTAATCGATTTAATTCGTTCAAGTATATCTGAGGTGGTTAAAGATAAACCGATTTTTCAAGAAGTCAAGAATGAGGATATTCAAACGACCATTGATTTTACACAAGGCTTAGAAATAAAAGAAGAAAATCAAACTTTTTATGAGAATGATACTATAAATATTCAAGAAGAAAAAAGAAAAATTATACCTGATTTATCATATATTGGCCAATATAGTGGAACATATCTACTTTTTCAAAACGATCAAGGTTTATACATGGTTGACCAACACGCTGCGGCAGAAAGAATAAGATATGAACGCTATGCCAAGGAAATGCAAATTAACAATCAAATGATTCAAACAACCATATTTCCTATAAGAATGGATTTTCCTGCTGATGTCTTAACCAAGCTTAAAAATCATAAAGATGATATAGAAAATATTGGTATCAAATTTGACATTAATGACGACCATCTTTTAGTCAAAGAAATTCCTTTATGGTTTCCTAAAAATTATGAAGACATTTATATGGAAACCATCATTGATCAATTTTCTGAAGATAAGCGTACTTCAAAAAAAGAATTAATTGACGACTTAGCCATCTTATTAGCTTGTAAGCATTCTTTAAAAGCCAACCATTATATTACTAAAGCTGAGGCAGACCATTTGATTAAAGATTTAAGACAATGCCAAAAACCTTATACTTGTCCTCATGGACGACCAATCATTGTAGAAATCAAGCATTCACAAGTTGAACATTGGTTTAACCGGGTGATATAA
- a CDS encoding rhodanese-like domain-containing protein — MILAIQDWIWPIVLGLSLGFLIAFARNKKGKGSILVLEADEFRKNMRRGQLIDIRSEDDYLKEKINGSRNYPKKQVFQNLYLLRTDQPVFIYGDEDKGLVKKVGKKLISKGYYPVYLLKGGLNEWPFPKK; from the coding sequence ATGATTTTAGCAATTCAAGATTGGATTTGGCCAATCGTTTTAGGTCTTTCGTTAGGTTTTTTAATCGCTTTTGCCAGAAATAAAAAAGGTAAGGGTTCTATTCTTGTCTTAGAAGCAGATGAATTTAGAAAAAATATGCGTCGTGGACAACTTATTGATATTCGTTCTGAAGATGATTATCTTAAAGAAAAAATCAATGGTAGTCGTAATTATCCTAAAAAGCAAGTTTTTCAAAATCTTTATTTATTAAGAACCGATCAACCCGTATTTATTTATGGTGATGAGGATAAAGGTTTGGTCAAAAAAGTAGGTAAAAAATTAATTTCTAAGGGTTACTACCCTGTTTATCTTTTAAAAGGCGGTTTAAATGAATGGCCTTTCCCAAAAAAATAA
- the mutS gene encoding DNA mismatch repair protein MutS: MMQQYLKIKKDYSDYIVFFRLGDFYEMFFQDAIVASKELEIVLTGRDAGAEEKVPMCGVPYHSANIYIEKLIDKGYKVAIAEQTTEPVKGQIVEREIVKLVTPGTLIEESLINQKDNNYIVAISDDKNGFILAYSDLTTGENFLQILPNDIDILFNEIISLNVREVVVDSKFNHQDIEHYLKNHQLTISLEDNTDLKSYYRSLISDIYDKHLLKAFARLINYLEKTQKKELLHLQKVQVFSSQSYLRIDNASKMNLELTRTMMSKSEKSTLFWLLDHCKTAMGSRFLKQNIQRPLIDKDKIQQRYSLVESFNDHFIEKEEIINELKKVYDLERIVGRLSFGNCNAKDLVNLKNSLKTLPSIKENLLALNNIYGQTLVENIPDVQTIVDLIDQAIVDQPPLTIKEGGFIKEGYSQRLDEIKDISANAKSWLDDFVERERKKTGIKNLKVGFNRVFGYYIEISKGQLSQVKDEFAYDRKQTLTNSERFITDELKEKESIILGSKEKIEQLEYDLFIEIRDQVQKETVHLQSIARDLAFIDMLIAFSKISMEKRYIKPQLIEEKKLEIIDGRHPVVEAISDQVFIENSLYMDEKNQILLITGPNMSGKSTFMRQSALIVIMAQMGCFVPAKSAKLFIVDQIFTRIGASDDISTGQSTFMVEMNEVNYALRNATSNSLILFDEIGRGTATYDGMALAQAIIEYSHHKLKAKVLFSTHYHELTHLEDDLKSLRNVHVKAKEEKGDIVFLHKVVDGPTDRSYGIHVAKLAKMPKVVIERAKSILDELEKNHGYNVIKAQTIDLFNYMESIEKDVEEEKYQSVIDQIKKIDILDITPLNAMNILNELIEAIKTIDKKD, translated from the coding sequence ATGATGCAACAATATCTTAAGATAAAAAAAGACTATAGTGACTATATAGTCTTTTTTCGACTTGGAGACTTCTATGAAATGTTTTTCCAAGATGCCATTGTTGCTTCTAAAGAACTAGAAATAGTCTTAACAGGAAGAGATGCAGGTGCTGAGGAAAAAGTACCTATGTGTGGCGTTCCTTATCATTCAGCCAATATATACATAGAAAAACTCATTGATAAGGGCTATAAGGTTGCTATTGCAGAACAAACGACTGAACCAGTTAAAGGACAAATTGTTGAAAGAGAAATTGTTAAATTAGTCACACCAGGGACCTTAATTGAAGAATCACTTATTAATCAAAAAGACAATAATTATATTGTGGCCATTTCTGATGATAAAAATGGTTTTATACTGGCTTATTCAGATTTAACAACAGGAGAAAATTTCTTACAAATATTACCCAATGATATTGATATTTTATTCAATGAAATCATTTCTTTAAATGTAAGAGAAGTGGTGGTGGATTCTAAATTTAATCATCAAGACATCGAACATTATTTAAAGAACCATCAATTAACTATATCATTAGAAGATAATACAGATTTAAAATCCTATTATCGTTCTTTAATCTCTGATATTTATGATAAGCATTTACTAAAAGCTTTTGCGAGATTAATCAATTATCTTGAAAAAACCCAAAAGAAAGAATTATTACACTTACAAAAAGTACAAGTTTTTTCATCACAATCTTACTTAAGAATAGACAATGCCTCTAAGATGAATTTAGAATTAACGAGAACCATGATGTCTAAGTCTGAAAAATCGACTTTATTCTGGCTTTTAGACCACTGTAAAACAGCCATGGGTTCTAGATTTTTAAAACAAAATATCCAAAGGCCATTGATTGATAAAGACAAAATCCAACAGAGATATTCTTTGGTTGAATCATTCAATGACCATTTTATTGAAAAAGAAGAAATAATCAATGAACTTAAGAAAGTCTATGACCTAGAGAGAATTGTTGGTAGGTTATCTTTTGGTAATTGTAATGCAAAAGATTTAGTTAATCTAAAAAATTCACTAAAAACATTACCAAGCATTAAAGAAAACCTATTGGCTTTAAATAATATATATGGTCAAACTTTGGTTGAAAATATACCTGATGTCCAAACTATTGTAGATTTAATAGACCAAGCCATCGTTGATCAACCACCATTAACCATCAAGGAAGGTGGTTTTATTAAAGAAGGCTACTCTCAAAGATTAGATGAAATTAAAGATATTTCTGCCAATGCAAAATCATGGTTAGATGATTTTGTTGAAAGAGAAAGAAAAAAAACCGGTATTAAAAACTTAAAAGTTGGTTTTAATAGGGTTTTTGGTTATTATATAGAAATTTCTAAGGGACAACTTTCACAAGTTAAAGATGAATTTGCTTATGATAGAAAACAAACCCTTACCAATTCAGAAAGATTTATCACTGATGAACTAAAAGAAAAAGAATCAATAATTTTAGGTTCTAAAGAAAAAATCGAACAATTAGAATATGATTTGTTTATAGAAATTAGAGATCAGGTTCAAAAAGAAACAGTACATTTACAAAGTATTGCTAGAGACCTAGCTTTTATAGATATGCTTATAGCATTTTCCAAAATTTCTATGGAAAAAAGATATATAAAACCTCAATTAATCGAAGAAAAGAAATTAGAAATTATTGATGGAAGACACCCTGTAGTCGAAGCTATTTCTGATCAAGTTTTTATTGAAAATTCACTCTATATGGATGAAAAAAACCAAATATTATTAATTACTGGTCCTAACATGAGTGGTAAATCGACTTTCATGAGACAAAGTGCTTTAATTGTTATCATGGCTCAAATGGGTTGTTTTGTTCCTGCAAAATCAGCGAAACTCTTTATTGTTGATCAAATATTTACTCGAATAGGTGCTAGTGATGATATTTCTACGGGTCAATCAACCTTTATGGTGGAAATGAATGAAGTCAACTATGCCTTAAGAAACGCGACATCAAATTCTTTAATTTTATTTGATGAAATAGGAAGAGGAACAGCCACTTATGATGGTATGGCCTTAGCCCAAGCAATTATAGAATACAGTCACCATAAACTAAAAGCCAAAGTTTTATTTTCGACACATTACCATGAATTAACACACCTTGAAGATGATTTAAAATCTTTAAGAAATGTTCATGTTAAAGCCAAAGAAGAAAAGGGAGATATAGTTTTCTTGCATAAGGTTGTCGATGGACCAACGGATAGATCTTATGGTATTCATGTGGCTAAGTTAGCTAAAATGCCTAAAGTGGTCATTGAAAGAGCCAAGTCTATCTTAGACGAGTTAGAAAAAAACCATGGCTACAATGTCATTAAAGCCCAAACTATAGATTTATTTAATTATATGGAAAGCATTGAAAAAGATGTAGAAGAAGAAAAATACCAATCAGTGATTGATCAAATTAAAAAAATAGATATCTTAGATATTACACCTTTGAATGCCATGAATATCTTAAATGAACTCATTGAAGCCATTAAAACCATTGATAAAAAGGATTAA
- the miaA gene encoding tRNA (adenosine(37)-N6)-dimethylallyltransferase MiaA: MDLICILGPTAVGKTKLSIELAKKINAEIISGDAFQFYKGLDIGTAKASKEEQALVPHHLLDILDPQESFSVADYQKIVRHKIEEIREKNKTPILVGGSGLYLQSIIKDYQFKGPQRHDLYENMDLSQLQSLLKMKHPDLVHEIDMQNKRRLIRALEKSEDQFQKNPKDYYKDFMVIGLRSPREDLYQRIDQRVIDMVNKGLLDEVKKLYDAKVHSQATQAIGYKELYEYFDGQIDLQEAIALIQRNSRRYAKRQMTWFRNKMDVLWFDIHIENFDQTIKQVIETIKKTHPKMDL, from the coding sequence ATGGATTTAATTTGTATACTTGGACCAACCGCTGTTGGTAAAACTAAATTATCCATTGAGCTTGCAAAAAAAATCAATGCTGAAATTATATCAGGAGATGCTTTTCAATTCTATAAGGGTTTAGATATAGGAACAGCCAAAGCCAGTAAAGAAGAACAAGCATTAGTTCCCCATCATTTATTAGATATCCTTGACCCTCAAGAAAGTTTTTCTGTGGCTGACTATCAAAAGATTGTAAGACATAAAATTGAAGAAATAAGAGAAAAAAATAAAACACCTATTCTAGTGGGTGGATCAGGACTCTATCTTCAATCAATTATCAAAGATTATCAATTTAAGGGTCCTCAAAGACATGATTTATATGAAAATATGGACTTATCACAACTTCAATCATTATTGAAGATGAAACATCCTGATTTAGTCCATGAAATAGATATGCAAAATAAAAGAAGACTGATTCGAGCACTTGAAAAAAGTGAAGATCAATTCCAAAAAAATCCTAAAGATTATTATAAAGATTTTATGGTTATTGGTTTAAGAAGTCCTCGAGAAGACCTATATCAAAGAATTGACCAAAGAGTGATTGATATGGTGAATAAGGGATTACTTGATGAAGTAAAAAAACTATATGACGCCAAGGTTCATTCTCAAGCGACTCAAGCCATAGGTTATAAAGAATTATATGAATATTTTGATGGGCAAATAGATCTTCAAGAAGCCATTGCTTTAATACAAAGAAATTCAAGACGTTATGCTAAAAGACAAATGACATGGTTTAGGAATAAAATGGATGTCTTATGGTTTGATATTCATATTGAAAATTTTGATCAAACCATTAAGCAAGTGATTGAAACCATAAAAAAAACCCATCCGAAGATGGATTTATAA